The Salvelinus sp. IW2-2015 linkage group LG32, ASM291031v2, whole genome shotgun sequence genome includes the window GGGTTAAGAAAATGTTAGTGAGCCCAACCAGTCCAGTAGAAACACAAGGGGCGAGGCAAGGTGGGGTGGTATGGGACAGAGGGGCGAGGGGTGTTCAGCAGCATCCCCCTCCGGCCTGTTGACCCCCCTGGCTACCGGAGAGAGTGGAGTTGGTGGTAGCGTGCTGGGGCCCGATCTTAATGCCGTTAGCCTGCCgagacaaaaccacaacacaatgcaacCGGTTAGTGGATTCAGGCAGTCAGGAAAATGGATCGTGATGGTCAGGTGTGATTTGATGATTCAAGTTtgagtgttgtttgtgtttttatgGGGTGGATGAATTGGACATCATAACAAGCAATATCAATGGTGACAAATTCTCTTTGGCTCACAGTCACAGTCCTTTGTGTGGGAGAGatgatatgcacacacacacacacgcgcacactcaGCAGCAGCCAGCGGCACTTTCATCCATCGCACTGCTTTCATCTCCCCAGCCCTTCAGTGGCTGAAGAGAGCGCAGAGCGGCGGAAAGGCAGCACTCCACTGTGAGCCTGGGCTGCTGTGGTtttcagcagtagtagtagctcTTAAGGAAACTCTGCATCGCTCTAAATCAGATTTATAGTGttaagggaggaggaggtggagggggtttCTCACTACGTTTGCCAGTGAGCGTCAGGGATTCTAGCCAGGGCTTCCCCCTTCGTCAGTCAGCTGATGCGGTTTGGACCGTGTGCCTGGCctcgttttttctctctccccctctttctttttttactcTTTCCTACTACTCTAATAAAAAGCATACCCAATGGCTGCTTAGGGGCTCGCCTCCTTCAGGCTGGCTGTAACCTTGTGGGATGTGAGGAATTTATGCGCTGGCCAGTAGCCAGGGCTAGcggagtgagggaaggagggagagggaggggagaagggagaaacGGAAGAACACACGGTGGAAGTTTTGCTTGGCAGACTGGAACTTGCTctgcttcttctctccctcctttagaGAAAGATGGAGTGTGGGCTGCTGCAAATAAGCCTCTGCCTCGAAAATATGAAGTGCAGAGAAGGACGCATCGTCTCGCAGAACTATATGGCTACGTAATAGGTTTAACTAGCTAACACAATGGCTTTCTGGCCTTCAAAATTACCTTTGTTAGATAGGACTATATCCAACGGCTGTTCTGTAAAGGTGTTATCCTTATTTACGGCCTCTTCACTCAGTTTATGACGTGGGCTTAGGGCACTAYAAAATGAGCAAGGGCGTTTGACCACTTGCCCATACCTCAGTTGATGACTTATAACGAAAAAGTTAAGCTATGTCAAGAAGATGGTATTTGTCAAAGTTGCAGTGTACAAAATGAACACCAAACGCGTTTTTCTCTATCATGTCAAATTACCTCATTGTTGATGTCGAAGACACCCTCCTGAATCTTCTCGTATATCTCCTTCGCTGTGTTGATGAATGCCTGAAAAGGAGACATAGCCAAATTAGTACAGGACCAGAGCTTACATCCACACAACAAACTAGAAGTGACACTTAGATTAAAGAAACCAAGCCTCAGACCAATCAAACcataagcaaaaaaagaaacgtccctttttcagaacacAGTCTTTGAAAGATTagtaagggtttaaacaccgtttcccatgcttattcaatgaaccataaacaattaatgaacatgcacctttggaatggtcgttaagacactaacagcttacagacggtaggcaattaaggtcagagttatgaaaacttaggatactaaagaggcctttctactgactctgaaaaacaccaaaagaaagatgcccagggtccctgctcatctgcgtgaacgtgcctttggcatgctgcaaggaggcatgaggactacatatgtggccagggcaataaattgcaatgtccatactgtgagacgcctaagacagcgctacagggaaacaggacggacagctgagcgtcctcacagtggcagaccacgtgtaacacctgcacaggatcagtacatccgaacatcacacctgcgggacaggtacaggatggcaacaactgcccgagttacaccaggaatgcataatccctccatcagtgctcagaatgtccgcaataggctgagaggctggactgagggcttgtaggcctgttgtaaggcaggtcctcaccagacatcaccggcaacaacgtcgcctacgggcacaaacccaccgttgctggaccagataGGACTGCCAAAAAGTGcgcttcactgacgagttgcggttttgtctcaccaggagtgatggtcgaaatcgcgtttatcgtcgaaggaatgagcgttacgccgaggcctgtactctggagcgggatcgatttgtaggtagagggtccatcatggtctggggcggtgtgtcacagcatcatcggactgagcttgttgtaattgcaggcaatctcaacgctgtgcattacagggacgacattctcctccctcatgtggtacccttcctgcaggctcatcctgacatgaccctccagcatgacaatgccaccagccatactgctcgttctgtgcgtgatttcctgcaagacaggaatgtcagtgttctgccatggccagcgaagagcccggatctcaatcccattgagcacgtctgggacctgttggatcggagggtgagggctagggccattctccMCAGAAATGTccagaaacttgcaggtgccttggtggaagagtggggtaacatctctggcaaatctggtgcagtccatgaggaggagatgcactgcagtacttaatacagctggtggccacaccagattctgactgttacttttgacccccccccctttgttcagggacacattattcaatttctgttggtcacatgtctgtggaacttgttcaatttatgtctcagttgttgaattttatgttcatataaaacgcagttgacagtgagaggacctttctttttttgctgatatatatatatatatgtctcgtTGACTGAATAAGCTCTAAAGAGTGGGATATACAGGAGTTTAGGATGAGAGGCATTAGCACATGCATCTCTGGCTTGTTGCCACAGAAAATCAATCTACAGCACTCCGCTGTAAGAACAACGCGAGCAGACGTATAAACAGAGAAAAATCATCAACTGTAATGATGAATTGGGCCTGTACGATCGGTTTCTTTCGGTTGTACAGTACAAACATTCAAAGACCATTGAATTGGGAGTTCTAGCCTGAATTTACACCCTAGTTKAGGCCGTATAATCATAACCTTATGTACACCTCAAAAACGAGCCTAGGGCAGGGCCCCCCTCTACAGTAAATACTGACTGAAATTCATATTTTTAGCACGGAGTGAGTGAGGCCTGCTGCGGAATCTGAAAACAAAAGTCCACCTCAGCTCAGGAGGCAAGGCCTGGTCCTGTCTCTACCCTCCCTGCCTCTTCATGCATTAACATATTAAACAGCAACAGATGTTTCCCTCCGCCTGAGGCAGAGCGCCCCCACCTGGCCACAGACCCAGGGCATAACCCAGGGACCCAGCATTAGCCTCAGCACAGGCAGAGAGCACATCTCTCTTCATATAGTGCTTATCGTAGGGTCAATGGAATATAAAGAACGTCCACCCACCCACCATGCCTTCTAAAAGATGAGGCATGATTGGCTTTCAGCTGTCGCGGCGGACAGGGGagcggaggaggggggaggggaggttaTGAATATGGATGAGCTGTAAGTGGGCGATGTACACGTCACGTCgcggagagggagatggaggaggagagataccGGGAGGATTCAGGGGACACTAATGAGACAAATTAATCATACCAGGGGTTTCTGCAGCGGGGAAGGGGGAAAGGCAGAGGGGGGTTCTATAAACCAGCCTCTCCATGCCTTAAATCCTCAGAGAGTCTGGCTACCCAGCACACTGGAGAACAGACGTGCATgtgtgcgttggtgtgtgtgtatttttctgaGCAAGAAAGGGGGGGTATATTAATGGGCAGacgtgtgagtgagagaaaatgatgttgacaacacacacacaataaatagcACAGTGTGAGCAGGAGGTACCTCTTCTACGTTGGATGCAGTCTTGGCGGAGGTCTCCATGAAGATGAGGCCGTGCTCTCTGGCAAaggcctccccctcctccttcttcacCTCTCTCCTGGACTCCAGGTCACTATGGggacaaaaaaaacacttgatatatacagtaccatagaCCTGCGTTACGCTAGTACGGTCTTGTGTTTTGCACCAAATGATCTGCTAATTCATTCTGTCACTTTTGCCAGTTAGGAGATATGTCATCTAACTAGAGGAGACAAGAGCACACACAGGGAGCAGGGGCTGTGAAACTGGGTGGGCGCATTTCAATTGCCAAAAATGACTACTTCTCCCTTTTTCCTTTATCAGCAATTGTATCATAAAATTGACCCGGTGAAAGCAAATTACACAGTCAAACATCCACCATTTTGATTTGACATAGTCAATAGATCTGAAAGTGTAGGTTAAGAAGAGGAAATtaggaaagggtgccatttcagactttTGAGGCACACCCAGTTTAGCCATGACAACCATGACAGGGTTGTTCGGTAACCATGAGTGACAGAGAGATGAATCTGACCTCTTGTTCCCAATGAGCATGATGACCATGTTGGAGTTGGAATGTTGGCGAGCATCCTCTAACCAGGTTGTCAAGTGGTTGAAGGTGTCCCTTCTGTAATAAAATGAACATTGGAGCAACACTGAGCATAAGAACACAATACACTGTCCTTTCCAAGTAAACTAATGCATACAAATGTAATTCATTAGGTGAACGTAGGTCCCTTTTGGAACAACAAAAGTGGATCTACATGAGCAAAATAAGGACATTGGGCGGGAGACATTGCATTCAATTAATTCCCCAATGTATTATACAAACATCAATCTCAGTCGCTCTAACTACGGTTAAACTGAATTAGCTGGATAAGAGATTACTTTTCCTTTCCTCCTaaacaaatgcattaaaaatacataattcttattattattttttatctgtcATGAGCAAAAGTCATGACCTGAATCCTAAGGGAGGACCTTGGGTGAGGAAAGTTGACTTAGTTAACCATAGTGGTCCTAGTGTTTATTTAGAATGATAAGGCCTGGGGAGAAAATGGCCGCAAGACTGACCTTGTGATGTCGTACACTAGCAGGGCGCCGGCTGCCCCTCTGTAGTAGGACCGGGTGATTGAGCGGAACGATTCTTGGCCAGCCTGAGAAAAAAAWtaaaaattaaaaaacaaacagatatagtacacacacagagacgctcaGTTAAAGTAAAGACAGAGCTCAGCACTGAAGCATAGTAACCTATAGTTAAAGGGTACAAAGAAGAGCCAGCAGTAGCACAAAccagtagaagcagtagtagcagGGTTAGGCTATTTTACGTTTGCATCGTCTAGCGACGATTGTTTGACAGCCATTGTCGATGGCGATAACATCGTGATGTCACAAACGATGGTTTAGCATATTTGAATTTGACTGCATCTCCGGAGTCCGCCAGCGCACAACAGCACAGCGAACACACAGCAGGGCAAAACAGCAGTAGTAAGTATCAATATGAATATAGTATCAACTCTTAAAAGGAGTCTTACTCCAAGTGCTCAAGGGTGTGTCAGGACAGACAAAATGCTACGGTGTCTGGTACACTGTATTACTAGGGTCAGGGGTTCTTTTGAGCCAAGGTTCTGAAAAACTCCTAGCTCTAGCAATGTTTTACTCGTCCGAGTCCAGGCTTCCTAGTCCCTACCCGACTCGTCCGAGTCCAGGCTTCCTAGTCCCTACCCGACTCGTCCGAGTCCAGGCTTCCCTAAAGTCCCCTACCGTCGATCCAGGCTTCCTAGTCCCTACCCGTCGAGTCCAGGCTTCCTAGTCCCTACCCGTCGAGTCCAGGCTTCCTAGTCCCTACCCGTCGAGTCCAGGCTTCCTAGTCCCTACACTCGTCGAGATCCAGGCTTCCTAGTCCGACTCGTCGAGTCCAGGCTTCCTAGTCCCGACTCGTCGAGTCCAGGCTTCCTAGTCCCGACTCGTCGAGTCCAGGCTTCCTAGTCCCCCGACTCGTCGAGTCCAGGCTTCCTAGTCCCTACCCGACTCGTCGAGTCCAGGCTTCCTAGTCCCTACCCGACTCGTCGAGTCCAGCTTCTAGTCCCTACCCGACTCGTCGAGTCCAGGCTTCCTAGTCCCTACCCGACTCGTCGAGTCCAGGCTTCCTAGTCCCTACCCGACTCGTCGAGTCCAGGCTTCCTAGTCCCTACCCGACTCGTCGAGTCCAGGCTTCCTAGTCCTACCCGACTCGTCGAGTCCAGGCTTCCTAGTCCCTACCCGACTCGTCGAGTCCAGGCTTCCTAGTCCCTACCCGACTCGTCGGAGTCCAGGCTTCCTAGTCCCTACCCGACTCGTCGAGTCCAGGCTTCCTAGTCCCTACCCGACTCGTCGAGTCCAGGCTTCCTAGTCCCTACCCGACTCGTCGAGTCCAGGCTTCCTAGTCCCTACCCGACTCGTCGAGTCCAGGCTTCCTAGTCCCTACCCGACTCGTCGAGTCCAGGCTTCCTAGTCCCTACCCGACTCGTCGAGTCCAGGCTTCCTAGTCCCTACCCGACTCGTCGAGTCCAGGCTTCCTAGTCCCTACCCGACTCGTCGGTCCGGCTTCCTAGTCCCTACCCGATCGTCGAGTCCAGGCTTCCTAGTCCCTACCCGACTCGTCGAGTCCAGGCTTCCTAGTCCCTACCCGACTCGTCGAGTCCAGGCTTCCTAGTCCCTACCCGACTCGTCGAGTCCAGGCTTCCTAGTCCCTACCCGACTCGTCGAGTCCAGGCTTCCTAGTCCCTACCCGACTCGTCGAGTCCAGGCTTCCTAGTCCCTACCCGACTCTTCGAGTCCAGGCTTCCTAGTCCCTACCCGACTCGTCGAGTCCGGCTTCCTAGTCCCTACCCGACTCGTCGAGGTCCAGGCTTCCTAGTCCCTACCCGACTCGTCGAGTCCAGGCTTCCTAGTCCCTACCCGACTCGTCGAGTCCAGGCTTCCTAGTCCCTACCCGTCGAGTCCAGGCTTCCTAGTCCCTACCCGACTCGTCGAGTCCAGGCTTCCTAGTCCCTACCCGACTCGTCGAGTCCAGGCTTCCTAGTCCCTACCCCTCGAGTCCAGGCTTCCCAGTGTCTTTCCCTAATCCATACACATTCCTAACACAACAGAAATTCTCAACTAGAGCGCCATTATTCCAAAACCAAGCTTCCTGGTTTTCCCTCTGCAGCTAGGCAGAGCACAGGCAAGTCCCTGTCACAGTGTACAAAAggctcctgtctttctctacgTCCCatccctgactgactgactcctcACAAACAAGGGGCCCACTGTGTTCCACACAGCCCATAACATGCTACCACTTTGGCCAATCACAACTCCCCGTTCTCTCGCTCGCCAGTCAGTAGTTGGTTTgtacagcaggcaggcaggcagacaagacCTGTCTGTAGATACCATTGTCAGTGTTTGATAAGATGGCTTCCCTCTTCCCTGGATAGCTGCTGAAGACTATTGAGCCTGCATCTTCTCTacctcttctgttctgttctcttctggCCTGGCAGCAGGTGAGTGCGAGCCAGGCAGCCAATGCCCCAGCACATTTGAATTCAATAAGGCCCAGTCAGTCCCTCCGTAAGTCCGTGGCAACAGTCCCCCGAGGCAGCTGCTAACATTGGAGCTAATGGAGGCCATTGTGAATAAATGATGAATGACACTTTTATGCCTGCCATCTGCCAGAGCTCAAAGGTTACAGGAAGGCCAGAAATGCAGATTTTGTCTATTACATCACCCCCAGGGCAGGCAGTGCCTCCCGGCTCCTCCtcctgtgcgcacacacacagggacacccACACACTGATAAGGCTACACGGTCAGTACACACACCCTGTGTTTGATTGTGACTCTGTCTTGGCAGGGTGGACAAGTGGTGGTCTGGGATGTAGGCTAAACCACAGAGAATTCTAATGGAAGGGATAGTCATAGTGGTGTGTTGAAAATACCCATAAGCTTTTGTTAGGTTAATAACCAAAGTTCGAACCCGGGTCTCCAGatattacatttacgtcatttagtagacgctcttatcctgtgcgacttacaagagcaattagggttacgtgccttgctcaagggcacatcggcatatTTGTCCCCtggtcagcttggggattcgaaccagcaaccttttggttagtgACCGGTCCAACGCTCTTGAATTTCTGCTGAATTACAGCCTTACCCTTTTCATCAACCAAAATGCACCCAAGTTACCATGTGGCCTAGAAAGtacacagcagcagcaggcacTACATCGGTGGCACAGAAGGCCTCTCTAGGGCCTAGgactctaccaccaccaccatccatcAGCATTACTGCTGTGGGATTCTATTCTTAATAGTAGAGCTGTGTCTCCCCCTACAggccatacatacatacatactacaccaGAGCATCTCCTGCAGCGTTCATATTTTCTCAGCACTGCACAGGGAATCACCAGAAGGGCACAATGAGAAACCTTAATCATCACGTCACACATCAACCTTCACGGCTAAAACACCATTCAAAAACTCAAAATAGAAAACGTCACAAGGACATAGCTGAGCGAGACTATTTGaaaagagggtgaggaggggggggggggggggggggggggggggagagctaGTCCTCCTGTACAAGAGTCCATTAGGGAGATAGTCTTAAATATTAGCTCCAATATGGACTATTTTAATGCTGTATGTGTTGAAGAGTtcagagaaaaaacaacatattaGACTTGTCTTGTTAGACTTGGTGGGTTATATTGGGTGAATTACACACTGAGTGGGTGCCACTCATCATACGACATGGATGTGATCGTCACTAGGTGGAAAATCTTTATCACTTTGATGATAAGATACATTAGTACAAAAACAGTATTCATACATTAATGATTACAGTTTACTCCTCATAAGTGCAATTCAGATAAGTTCAAATTCCATTTAACTGAATCGGGACAGTATAATACCAGCTACATTTAGGGtgtccaataaataaataaaaaacactgacCAATTTGTAAAATAATAACAATCCTTTAAACATTTTTATCCTTGTAGGAWGACCAAGGGTGACAACAAAACAAAAGTGGTAAAAAATAGGAAAATAGCATTGCGTCATCTAGGCAGGACGCTTTGCGAGAATTTAGGCTAACTGACAGGCTCACCGTTGAACTCGTCATCGTTCTTTTCGAACAcggaggacataaaacaataggAGGTAAGACTGATATCGATTGAGACATTACATATTTTCCTATACGCTTTTCATTAATGCAAAATTCCTGTTATTTTTCGAAAatgtctcacaaaaacaagcgtaTGTCTGAAATGTCAACAGCACACTGAGCGTACCGCAAGTTTTTCTATTTTCAAAGCATTTTACAATTAAATCCACTCACGTCATGTTATTTTGCGACACGCGGAAACAACTTTGCAGACGACCACCACATGTAAAAATCCTCAAAAGTTGCTGCGAGAAAGCGGCACCGCTCTGTCAACAGATCTTGTACTTATTATCGGACGTATTAGGTTACAAAATCCgactttttggatataatgttaatgaatcatatttgtcttggtaaatgTGTTTATAACATAAGTGAAATGACCAAAGCGTTTGTTAAGCCACTCTGGGCAGAGTGGGTGGACATTAATACATTTATCTTAATCGTTCCTGACAACTGGATGCTATCACAAACAGTCCCAAGGCATTACATAACATACATTTCAGTTGCAGAACGTTTTGAAATATAGTGCTACactgtgccctaatgaataccacCAAGGAGTCAACTGTATTCAGGTAAAATCACATCTGTTAATGTGGTACGGGGCAGGTATCTTACCGTGTCCCAGATCTGCAGCTTGATCTGTTTACCATCTATAGTGATCATCCGCGCCCCAAACTCCACACCTGGGAAAGACAACCACCAGGTTACACAGTCTACAACTCTGTTGGTCCAAGAGTTTTTCCATGACCACGTGATCGGAGCagaaaaaataaatgaacagGACCCTATTTCTAGGCTAGTATTTCATGGTCAGGAAAAAGTCCTGGTCTTAACCATAAACTAGATACCAGCTTCCACCACAAATATGCCCTGGCTAAAAGCCTATGGTGTATTGAGGTTACAGCAGAGATTGTCTGATCTACTACACTATCAGACACTGGCCAAACCAGTACACATTAAATCATATTAAAATGCTAATACATCTAGCTCTCTCCCAATGTCAACACATCTCCCTCATCTTTACAGGTTAGACCAGAGGCGAGGGATGAAAATCCTTAAGAAATGAATTAATACAGTGAGGGGATCTGAGCGAAATGCTGAGATGATTTAATTGAGGTCCCTCCAGTGCATCTAGGCAGTGCAGAAGCAGGATACATTTTAAATCACAGTCGGTCATTAAATGTTATAATGAATAATGACATGTGTGATATAAAGGAGTCTTACCGATAGTGAGGTCATGCACCGGCTGAAACCGCTTGTCTGTGAACTGTAATAATAGGCATGATTTCCCAACACCTGCAAAACAAACATGCACGGTtaaacagaggcacacacacatgaacaaatAGGGGCTCTGTCTGCATAGGGGAAATTCTACAGTAAGGAAATTAGAGACTCACATTTTTCACTTAAACTTTGACatttttaacaaaccatacaactatgCACAATTTTTCGTTTTTTGTActtaacccctttttctccttaatatccaactggtagttacagtcttgtcccatcgctgcaactcccctaccgACTCggcagaggcgaaggtcgagagccttgcgtcctcagaaacacgacccagccatgCCCCACTGCTtcctgacacactgcttgctcaatccggaagccagccgcaccaatgtgtcggaggaaacaccgtacaactggagACCGGAATCAGCATGCatgctcccggcccgccacaaggagtcgctagcgcgcgatgggacaaggacatcctggccggccaaaccYCCTCACCCCcaacgacgcttggccaattgtgtcttatgggtctcccggttgcggccggctgcgacagcccgggctcgaacctgggtctgtagtgatgcaatgccttagaccgctgcgccactcgggaggctgcaCAAGGACGACTTTTAACAATTAAGACAGAAaatttgacaaaaacacattcCCTGGAAGAACAGTGAATATGCTAAGTTTGGTAACAAAATKAGTTTATTCTGTTAACAAAACTTtgtatctgcactgttcttccaAGTAAATGTGTCCTTGTCAaatgtgtaaattgttaaaagtagtcctcgTGCATAAAGTTTTATGGTTTGTTAACCTTAGAAAAATCWATggattttgtttggcatacattttaaagtgaaaaatctgagtctcacatgcagaccagaccggacacgtcgcgtgcgcgagcgtcgcaaaataaatgtagaaatagatgttattaaattattgcacccacactgctcgcgggcgccaatgagcgtctgcgttaccaagggctaaaattggtcattcctatttctgacgcagatcgcgctgaaagtcctgcctctcccatctcctcattggtttatagaagcaggtacccacgtgccatctcctcattggttattttcacgtgggtgattgaaagactaactgttttgccggttgtcgtggtaatactatgaaagtttagatgtgatcaccatataagttcaacgatgaaaaagcctggaaggaggagagatgactagaaacgattcggttggccattttatgtgtggattaatttgtcggagtagaggaccttgtgcagttcaggtaaaataacaactcaatgtttatatcccaggacaaattagctagcaacagcaagctagctaaataggacaaattagctagcaagtgcaagctaactagctaaattgccatacatgtttaatgcttttcgacctgtctccaaattaatgtcattggttcagagtttgttttgatattttaacctgcgtgtcatgatcgcgtttggtgtagggggacaaaattaatttatgcacgatggcgcacgcgcgcagcaggtttgggttccgtgtcaggGTAATTcctttactgtggaattgcccacgactaacattagctagtcacacacacactataaaaccAACCActctagtcggctgtacctgtgcCAAAAAAGCGTATCCtttttaaatagttaaccaacattctttcagcacttttatttccacgaatgatcaaaactcattttctcatgctctctcgtccctctgcagcagacacagTGAGCAATAtctttggaacatcaaattgcaaAACATATAGCATTGTgagaatttttattttacctttatttaaccaggtaggccagtgaaAGAGGTGTTGgccttggggatgaccagtgaaatatacttgctggagcacgtgctactggtgggtgttgctatggtgac containing:
- the LOC111956545 gene encoding ras-related protein Rab-2A → MAYAYLFKYIIIGDTGVGKSCLLLQFTDKRFQPVHDLTIGVEFGARMITIDGKQIKLQIWDTAGQESFRSITRSYYRGAAGALLVYDITRRDTFNHLTTWLEDARQHSNSNMVIMLIGNKSDLESRREVKKEEGEAFAREHGLIFMETSAKTASNVEEAFINTAKEIYEKIQEGVFDINNEANGIKIGPQHATTNSTLSGSQGGQQAGGGCC